One window of the Streptomyces asoensis genome contains the following:
- a CDS encoding STAS domain-containing protein produces the protein MGSHWPRLIPRFTRATPDSVIHVRGTLFGTAARVYVAGAVGQNRPCTPSIGASPGTVEETVTGVEQADRPGRLSVERRVVGGVRVVTVQGEIDHDVENVLGAALLFGARAAQSSRVVVDLSGVTFMDSSGISLVDPRVGVDGVPQLRVLLPRTGPGSHLSAARRSRRAWGETLRRPWSAKSPRGCLPNPSPAESPSQPRSHSLRTANSRVRE, from the coding sequence ATGGGATCCCACTGGCCTCGCCTCATTCCCCGTTTTACGCGCGCTACCCCCGATTCCGTCATACATGTCAGAGGCACATTGTTCGGCACAGCCGCCCGAGTGTATGTGGCCGGGGCGGTGGGGCAGAATCGTCCGTGCACGCCCTCAATCGGGGCAAGTCCAGGCACAGTCGAGGAGACGGTGACCGGCGTCGAGCAAGCGGACCGCCCAGGGAGGCTCTCCGTCGAGCGTCGCGTGGTCGGTGGCGTGCGTGTCGTGACGGTGCAGGGCGAGATCGACCACGACGTCGAGAACGTCCTCGGCGCTGCCCTGCTGTTCGGGGCCCGCGCGGCACAGTCGTCGCGGGTCGTGGTGGACCTCAGCGGCGTGACCTTCATGGACTCCAGCGGCATCAGCTTGGTCGACCCCCGCGTGGGAGTCGACGGCGTGCCGCAGCTGCGCGTTCTCCTGCCCCGGACCGGACCGGGAAGCCACCTCAGTGCGGCGCGAAGATCACGTAGAGCGTGGGGAGAGACTCTTCGCCGTCCATGGTCGGCGAAGAGTCCGAGAGGCTGTCTCCCCAACCCCTCCCCTGCCGAGTCGCCCTCACAGCCACGCTCACACTCGCTTCGTACCGCCAATAGTCGGGTTCGTGAATGA
- a CDS encoding spermidine synthase, with amino-acid sequence MGLRFEEIDWQPTPIGEISLRRRRHPVSGDNVYEVKLGDEFLMSSLFTTGEIELTKLGLAALPNTEQPELDVAVGGLGLGYTAQTALDDPRVRSLTVIEALAEVIDWHRRHLVPLGAQLTSDARCRLAHGDFFALAADPRGLDPEAPGRRFHAILLDVDHSPRHVLHPRHAALYQPAGLRALAEHLHPGGVFALWSNDPPDEQFTSTLKEAFAQAAAHVVDFDNPLQGGTSTNTVYVARKAPGTP; translated from the coding sequence ATGGGCCTGCGTTTCGAGGAGATCGACTGGCAGCCGACACCGATCGGCGAGATCAGTCTGCGGCGCCGCCGCCACCCGGTCTCGGGAGACAACGTGTACGAGGTGAAGCTCGGCGACGAGTTCCTGATGTCCAGCCTCTTCACCACCGGCGAGATCGAGCTCACGAAACTCGGACTGGCCGCTCTGCCGAACACCGAACAGCCCGAACTGGACGTAGCCGTCGGCGGACTCGGGCTCGGCTACACCGCCCAGACGGCCCTGGACGACCCCCGGGTGCGCTCGCTGACCGTGATCGAAGCGCTCGCCGAAGTCATCGACTGGCACCGGCGGCACCTGGTACCCCTCGGAGCCCAGCTGACCTCGGACGCCCGCTGCCGCCTGGCGCACGGCGACTTCTTCGCGCTGGCCGCCGACCCCCGCGGCCTGGACCCCGAGGCCCCGGGCCGTCGCTTCCACGCCATCCTGCTGGACGTCGACCACTCACCACGCCATGTGCTCCACCCACGCCACGCGGCCCTCTACCAACCCGCCGGGCTCCGTGCCCTCGCCGAACACCTCCACCCCGGCGGGGTGTTCGCCCTGTGGTCGAACGACCCGCCAGACGAGCAGTTCACCTCCACGCTCAAGGAGGCCTTCGCGCAAGCAGCGGCCCACGTCGTCGACTTCGACAACCCTCTGCAAGGCGGAACCTCGACCAACACCGTCTACGTGGCCCGCAAAGCACCGGGCACACCGTAG
- a CDS encoding ribonuclease J, with amino-acid sequence MSHPHPELKSAPPLPRGGLRVTALGGLGEIGRNMTVFEHAGKLLIVDCGVLFPEENQPGVDVILPDFTSIRDRLDDIVAVVLTHGHEDHIGGVPYLLRERADIPVVGSKLTLAFLEAKLKEHGIRPRTVRVREGDRRGFGPFDCEFVAVNHSIPDGLAVALRTGAGLVLHTGDFKMDQFPLDDRITDLRAFARLGEEGVDLFLTDSTNAEVPGFTTSERELNPAIEQVIRTAPRRVIVSSFASHVHRIQQVLDAAHQHGRKVAFVGRSMVRNMGIARDLGYLKVPSGLVVNTKELEKLPDHRITLVCTGSQGEPMAALSRMANRDHAIRIGKGDTVLLASSLIPGNENAIYRVINGLTRWGANVVHKGNAKVHVSGHASAGELVYCYNIVRPRNVMPVHGEFRHLRANADLAIRTGVDPDRVVIAEDGVVVDLVDGRASITGKVPAGNVYVDGMEVGGATEASLKDRVTLAQEGVITVVAIVDADTGALAEAPDFLARGFVHDDTTFEPVIPVIEKTLANAAQEGVGDAHQLEQLVARAVANWAFRTHRRRPLIIPVIIDA; translated from the coding sequence ATGAGCCATCCGCACCCAGAACTCAAATCCGCCCCGCCGCTGCCCAGAGGCGGGCTGAGGGTGACTGCCTTGGGCGGCCTCGGGGAAATCGGTCGCAACATGACCGTCTTCGAGCATGCCGGCAAGCTGTTGATCGTGGACTGCGGTGTGCTGTTCCCCGAGGAGAACCAGCCCGGGGTGGACGTGATTCTGCCCGACTTCACCTCGATCCGGGACCGCCTGGACGACATCGTGGCCGTCGTGCTCACCCACGGACACGAGGACCACATCGGGGGCGTGCCCTACCTGCTGCGGGAGCGGGCGGACATCCCGGTCGTCGGCTCGAAGCTCACCCTCGCGTTCCTGGAGGCCAAGCTCAAGGAGCACGGAATCCGCCCCCGCACGGTGCGCGTGCGCGAGGGCGATCGGCGCGGATTCGGCCCGTTCGACTGCGAGTTCGTGGCCGTCAACCACTCCATCCCGGACGGGCTCGCGGTGGCTTTGCGGACCGGAGCCGGTCTGGTGCTGCACACCGGCGACTTCAAGATGGACCAGTTCCCCCTGGACGACCGGATCACCGACCTGCGCGCCTTCGCCCGCCTCGGTGAGGAGGGCGTGGACCTGTTCCTCACCGACTCCACCAACGCCGAGGTCCCCGGCTTCACCACCTCCGAACGCGAACTGAACCCCGCGATCGAACAGGTCATCCGCACCGCGCCACGCCGGGTCATCGTCTCCAGCTTCGCCAGTCATGTGCACCGCATCCAGCAGGTTCTGGACGCCGCCCACCAGCACGGCCGCAAGGTGGCCTTCGTGGGGCGCTCGATGGTCCGCAACATGGGCATCGCCCGCGACCTCGGCTACCTCAAGGTCCCGTCCGGCCTGGTCGTGAACACCAAGGAACTGGAGAAGCTGCCGGACCACCGGATCACCCTGGTGTGCACGGGCTCCCAGGGCGAGCCGATGGCCGCCCTGTCCCGGATGGCCAACCGCGACCACGCGATCCGCATCGGCAAGGGCGACACCGTCCTGCTCGCCAGCTCCCTCATCCCCGGCAACGAGAACGCCATCTATCGGGTGATCAACGGCCTGACCAGGTGGGGTGCCAACGTCGTCCACAAGGGCAACGCCAAGGTGCATGTCTCCGGCCACGCCAGCGCCGGTGAACTCGTCTACTGCTACAACATCGTCCGACCCCGCAACGTCATGCCCGTCCACGGCGAGTTCCGCCACCTGCGGGCCAACGCCGACCTCGCCATCCGCACCGGCGTCGACCCCGACCGGGTCGTCATCGCGGAGGACGGTGTCGTCGTCGACCTCGTCGACGGCCGCGCCTCCATCACCGGCAAGGTGCCCGCCGGGAACGTCTACGTGGACGGCATGGAAGTCGGCGGCGCGACCGAGGCGTCCCTCAAGGACCGCGTCACCCTCGCCCAGGAGGGCGTCATCACGGTCGTGGCCATCGTCGACGCCGACACCGGCGCCCTCGCCGAGGCCCCCGACTTCCTGGCCCGCGGCTTCGTCCACGACGACACCACCTTCGAGCCGGTCATCCCCGTCATCGAGAAAACGCTGGCCAACGCCGCCCAGGAAGGCGTCGGCGACGCCCACCAGCTCGAACAGCTCGTCGCCCGCGCCGTGGCCAACTGGGCCTTCCGCACGCACCGCCGCAGGCCGCTGATCATCCCCGTCATCATCGACGCCTGA
- a CDS encoding helix-turn-helix domain-containing protein, with translation MIETVLRSEDLPVADRFEWWQELTSHTLTPTEITSDHADDFRACVRLLDLGAVQVSVLSYPSLRSRRTPALVRRSDPELYHLALTLRGRQSISHCRRDALVGVGDLLLYDTSHPYDASAFPDDDGTVEGIVVNVPRAAFPLPAAKVDRLLAAPLPGDTGMGALLSQFLLRLAPESDSCRPQDAIRLGGLTVDLITAFLAHHADTEDGVPPESRHHALMVGIHSFIERNLGDLKLSPSAVAASHHISVRYLHRLFQPQGITVSAWIRQRRLERCRRDLADPRLSDRPIGFLAARWGFVHASEFTRAFRRAYGIPPSTYRQDALRSEPCIDRPLRASSGPGDPMPR, from the coding sequence GTGATCGAGACCGTGTTACGCAGCGAGGATCTACCGGTCGCCGATCGGTTCGAGTGGTGGCAGGAGCTGACGTCACACACGCTCACGCCCACGGAGATCACCAGCGACCACGCCGATGACTTCCGGGCCTGCGTCCGGCTGCTGGATCTTGGGGCCGTTCAGGTGTCGGTGCTGTCCTATCCGTCATTGCGCTCGCGTCGCACGCCGGCGTTGGTGCGTCGCTCCGACCCCGAGCTGTACCACCTGGCCCTCACGCTGAGAGGCCGACAGAGCATCTCCCACTGCCGGCGTGACGCGCTGGTGGGGGTCGGGGACCTGTTGCTGTACGACACCTCGCACCCGTACGACGCCTCGGCCTTCCCCGACGACGACGGCACGGTCGAGGGGATCGTCGTGAACGTGCCCCGTGCGGCGTTTCCTCTCCCTGCGGCGAAGGTGGACCGCCTCCTCGCGGCGCCGTTGCCGGGTGATACCGGCATGGGGGCTCTCCTGTCACAGTTCTTGCTCCGCCTGGCACCTGAGTCCGACTCCTGTCGGCCGCAGGACGCCATACGTCTGGGCGGGCTCACCGTGGACCTGATCACCGCGTTCCTCGCGCACCACGCGGACACCGAAGACGGCGTTCCACCCGAAAGCCGCCACCACGCGCTGATGGTCGGCATCCACTCCTTCATCGAACGCAACCTCGGCGACCTCAAGTTGTCGCCCTCCGCGGTCGCCGCCTCCCATCACATCTCCGTGCGGTACCTGCACCGGCTGTTCCAGCCGCAGGGCATCACCGTGAGCGCCTGGATCCGGCAACGGCGCCTGGAACGCTGCCGCCGGGACCTCGCCGATCCCCGACTGTCCGACAGACCCATCGGCTTCCTGGCCGCACGCTGGGGCTTCGTCCATGCATCCGAATTCACCCGCGCATTCCGCAGGGCCTACGGAATCCCGCCGAGCACCTACCGGCAAGATGCACTCCGAAGCGAACCGTGTATCGACCGCCCACTCCGGGCATCCAGCGGACCGGGCGATCCGATGCCCAGGTAG
- a CDS encoding ABC transporter ATP-binding protein, whose protein sequence is MTIGKEHHMTSAVSAADIAPTAYAWEIQATGLKVRVGRKRMAVDGLDLSLGTGVHGLLGPNGAGKTTLIRTLATVLRPTEGTLKLLGEAAGGMGEHRALRRRIGYLPQEFGYYKRFTVREFVEYMAWLKEVPKADIPAAVQRAVERVGLADRVDEKMKALSGGMVRRVGIAQAIVNDPLILLLDEPTAGLDPAQRLRFRELLQELGTDTCVVVSTHLVEDVAVACTDVVLFAEGRLVFQGPPDELASVGGPEHVGDSPLERGYSALLLNPKHGRGTW, encoded by the coding sequence ATGACGATCGGAAAGGAACACCACATGACGTCTGCGGTGAGCGCGGCCGACATCGCACCGACGGCCTACGCCTGGGAGATCCAGGCGACCGGGCTGAAGGTCAGGGTCGGCAGGAAACGGATGGCCGTCGACGGCCTCGACCTGTCGCTGGGCACCGGCGTGCACGGCCTCCTCGGCCCCAACGGGGCGGGCAAGACCACCCTCATCCGGACGCTGGCCACCGTGCTGCGCCCCACCGAGGGCACCCTGAAGCTGCTCGGCGAGGCCGCGGGCGGCATGGGCGAGCACCGGGCGCTGCGCCGTCGGATCGGCTACCTGCCGCAGGAGTTCGGCTACTACAAGCGCTTCACGGTGCGCGAGTTCGTCGAGTACATGGCGTGGTTGAAGGAGGTGCCCAAGGCGGACATCCCCGCGGCGGTGCAGCGCGCCGTGGAGCGGGTGGGCCTGGCGGACCGCGTCGACGAGAAGATGAAGGCCCTGTCGGGCGGCATGGTGCGCAGGGTCGGCATCGCCCAGGCCATCGTCAACGACCCGTTGATCCTGCTGCTGGACGAACCGACGGCCGGCCTGGACCCGGCGCAGCGGCTGCGCTTCCGCGAGCTGCTTCAGGAACTGGGCACGGACACCTGCGTGGTCGTCTCGACCCATCTGGTGGAGGACGTCGCCGTCGCCTGCACCGACGTGGTGCTCTTCGCCGAGGGCCGGCTGGTCTTCCAGGGCCCTCCGGACGAGCTGGCCTCGGTGGGCGGCCCGGAGCACGTGGGTGACAGCCCGCTGGAGCGCGGCTACTCGGCGCTGCTGCTCAACCCCAAGCACGGTAGGGGCACTTGGTGA
- a CDS encoding zf-HC2 domain-containing protein — protein MSVEHASMRIIDGYARGGTDLAADEVWAVEAHLEACRVCRDRLSAAVGAEVPAVASLVDTVWSGLEPQLAVTATMPRGRRWSARLSRWMTPTMVPWLAMVVGVTLLAPLLDLVYNGSGEVSLVLLFAPVLPVLGVAASWSRGLDPAYELTASVPRVGLYLVLRRTASVLGVVVPALLVGGWVTGVMVAQWLLPCLAFTATTLALGGVVGVTRAAVVLAAVWAAVVVAPTLATSRTTFALQSGGLPAWGLILALGIGVVIARRGAYSVLGAHR, from the coding sequence ATGAGTGTGGAACACGCGTCGATGCGGATCATCGACGGATACGCGCGCGGCGGCACGGACCTCGCCGCCGACGAGGTGTGGGCCGTGGAGGCCCATCTGGAGGCGTGCCGGGTGTGCCGTGACCGGCTGTCTGCCGCTGTCGGTGCCGAGGTGCCCGCCGTGGCGTCGCTGGTCGACACCGTGTGGTCGGGCCTCGAACCCCAGCTGGCGGTCACCGCCACGATGCCGCGCGGACGGCGCTGGTCGGCGCGGCTGTCGAGGTGGATGACGCCCACGATGGTGCCGTGGCTCGCCATGGTCGTGGGCGTGACGCTGCTGGCCCCGCTGCTCGACCTGGTCTACAACGGCTCCGGCGAGGTGTCGCTGGTGCTGCTGTTCGCGCCGGTCCTGCCCGTGCTCGGGGTCGCGGCGTCCTGGTCGCGCGGTCTGGACCCGGCGTACGAACTGACCGCCTCGGTGCCCAGGGTCGGGCTCTATCTGGTGCTGCGGCGCACCGCGTCCGTGCTCGGCGTGGTCGTCCCCGCGCTGCTGGTGGGCGGATGGGTGACGGGGGTGATGGTGGCCCAGTGGCTGCTGCCCTGTCTGGCCTTCACCGCGACGACCCTGGCGCTCGGCGGTGTCGTCGGTGTGACCCGCGCCGCCGTCGTGCTGGCCGCCGTGTGGGCCGCCGTGGTCGTGGCGCCGACCCTGGCCACCAGCCGTACGACCTTCGCCCTTCAGTCGGGCGGTCTGCCCGCGTGGGGGCTGATCCTCGCACTCGGCATCGGTGTCGTGATCGCCCGCAGAGGCGCGTACTCCGTGCTGGGAGCCCATCGATGA
- a CDS encoding RNA polymerase sigma factor, with protein MRSVRAAALHEVDEERLVRLVAKGDRAAFEELYRRTAPWMAVRLRRRCVDEQIVAEVMQETYLAVWRAAGAFAGAAVGGSATGWLWTIAARRLVDAFRRRAHHAEPPPAAAVPDAAPAAEEEVLAATVGGDVGDALRRLAPELRQVLQAMVLDGLSVRETAVLLGLPEGTVKTRARRARIAMREALA; from the coding sequence GTGAGATCAGTCAGGGCGGCAGCGCTGCACGAGGTGGACGAGGAGCGTCTCGTCCGGCTGGTGGCAAAAGGCGACCGTGCCGCGTTCGAGGAGTTGTACCGGCGTACGGCGCCGTGGATGGCGGTGCGGCTGCGCCGCCGGTGTGTGGACGAGCAGATCGTCGCGGAGGTCATGCAGGAGACCTACTTGGCGGTGTGGCGCGCGGCGGGTGCGTTCGCCGGGGCCGCGGTCGGAGGGTCGGCCACGGGTTGGCTGTGGACGATTGCGGCGCGCCGCCTGGTCGACGCCTTCCGACGCAGGGCTCACCACGCGGAGCCGCCGCCGGCCGCCGCTGTGCCCGACGCGGCGCCCGCCGCCGAGGAGGAGGTGCTCGCGGCGACCGTCGGCGGTGACGTCGGGGACGCGCTGCGGCGCCTCGCGCCGGAGTTGAGACAGGTACTCCAGGCCATGGTGCTCGACGGGCTGTCCGTCCGGGAGACCGCGGTCCTGCTCGGGCTGCCCGAGGGCACGGTCAAGACCCGTGCCCGCCGGGCCCGGATCGCGATGCGGGAGGCGCTGGCATGA
- a CDS encoding family 78 glycoside hydrolase catalytic domain produces the protein MPRSRSRVGRRRLALLLPAAVTAFVTAVSGTVTASAATAGTLTPGHLRTQHLDEALGIDDTSPVLSWQTTARTASVTQSAYRIQAATSAERLRSGRADLWDSGKVSSAVPETTYAGRALGSRTRVHWRVMLWSGAGRDSGWSDTAVFETGLTRASDWDADWITHPDWRLSQREIEPVVVELPRTTARYLRLDVTRLGLPLKESVDARTWRLQLGEIDVRDSETSTAGLAKGATVTASETTTIRKTYEPALAVDGLPNSALQTAAGYSSAAHTSADTSATPVTLTLDLKSAKAFDRVALYPRADVLTADGRVPNFPVDYALSTADDATGPYTRVSAVTGGQPPKSYLPAGLPLLADDFTLPRGVRSARLYIAGLGIYDATLNGEPVGDAVLEPANTDYRERVQYATYDVTDRLRAGANTFGVALGNGMSNVVSTADRYRKLYGDISDPKLIAQLEITLADGSVRIVKTGDDWRTTLGPTTSSNWYGGEDYDARREIPRWDEPRGDRRSWDRAVTVAAPGTTDAPAALSARETEPIRVVQTLTGQEVDGAAGSRVFDLGRNIAGWPEITVSAAAGTEIRVYPAESLKDGHAFQSISNVGGPLWDSYTTRDTRSATWHPTFSYHGFRYLELRGLPDGAKVTVRGKVLRTDNASAGTFTSSDPLINGIHGLIRGAIEGNMMSVLTDCPSREKLGWLEQDQLVFPALAANYDMQAQLRKIVRDMADAQTAEGLIPSTVPEYTSLPGAYRNDSNWGGAFVLVPWQLYTTYGDADTLRTYYPRMRRYAAFLQTQVTDGILDYGLGDWFTPDRTFPRAVAGTYGYWRVVDALARISTVLDDDAAAADYRTKADTAARALAAKYYDAATGTFAAGGQGAEALALDMGAYPEGEKDRLLAHFIGAVETAGHHLLLGEISLPAAFRVLSGAGRDDVVQRIATRTTSPSHGYQVAAGNTTLGESWDGGPGQSQNHFMLGAIDSWFTGRVAGIAQTPRSVGYAELLIDPAVEGDLTSASGSYRTPYGPARTDWARTGDRFRLTVEVPAGSTAEIHVPTGDGHITAPKGAHPVRSTTTEAVYAVGSGHWSFGSTL, from the coding sequence ATGCCCAGATCCAGATCCCGCGTCGGACGCCGGCGCCTCGCCCTCCTGCTGCCCGCCGCGGTGACCGCCTTCGTCACCGCCGTCTCCGGCACCGTCACGGCCTCCGCCGCGACCGCCGGCACCCTCACCCCGGGGCACCTGCGTACCCAGCACCTCGACGAGGCGCTCGGCATCGACGACACCTCCCCGGTGCTCAGCTGGCAGACCACGGCCCGCACCGCGAGCGTCACGCAGAGCGCCTATCGCATCCAGGCGGCCACCTCGGCCGAGCGCCTGCGGTCTGGCCGGGCGGACCTGTGGGACTCCGGCAAGGTCTCCTCCGCCGTACCGGAGACGACCTACGCGGGCCGCGCGCTCGGCTCCCGCACCCGCGTCCACTGGCGCGTCATGCTCTGGTCCGGGGCCGGCCGCGACTCCGGCTGGAGCGACACCGCCGTCTTCGAGACCGGGCTGACCCGGGCGTCCGACTGGGACGCCGACTGGATCACCCACCCCGACTGGCGACTGAGCCAGCGGGAGATCGAGCCGGTCGTCGTCGAACTGCCCCGCACGACCGCCCGTTACCTCCGGCTCGACGTGACCCGCCTCGGCCTGCCGCTCAAGGAGAGCGTCGACGCCCGGACCTGGCGGCTCCAGCTCGGCGAGATCGACGTACGGGACTCGGAGACCTCCACGGCGGGGCTCGCCAAGGGCGCCACGGTCACCGCCTCCGAGACGACCACCATCCGCAAGACCTACGAGCCCGCCCTCGCGGTGGACGGCCTGCCCAACAGCGCCCTCCAGACCGCCGCCGGCTACTCCAGCGCGGCCCACACCTCCGCCGACACCTCGGCCACCCCCGTCACCCTCACCCTCGACCTCAAGTCGGCCAAGGCCTTCGACCGGGTGGCGCTCTATCCGCGCGCGGACGTCCTCACCGCCGACGGCCGCGTCCCGAACTTCCCCGTCGACTACGCCCTGTCCACGGCCGACGACGCGACCGGACCGTACACCCGGGTCTCCGCGGTCACCGGCGGGCAGCCACCGAAGTCCTACCTTCCGGCCGGACTGCCGCTGCTCGCCGACGACTTCACGCTGCCGCGCGGCGTGCGCAGCGCCCGCCTGTACATCGCCGGTCTGGGCATCTACGACGCCACCCTCAACGGCGAGCCGGTGGGCGACGCCGTGCTGGAGCCGGCCAACACCGACTACCGCGAACGCGTCCAGTACGCCACCTACGACGTCACCGACCGGCTGCGAGCGGGCGCCAACACCTTCGGCGTGGCGCTGGGCAACGGGATGTCCAACGTCGTCAGCACCGCCGACCGCTACCGCAAGCTGTACGGCGACATCAGCGACCCCAAGCTCATCGCGCAGCTGGAGATCACGCTCGCCGACGGCAGCGTCCGCATTGTGAAGACCGGCGACGACTGGCGCACCACACTCGGTCCCACCACCTCCAGCAACTGGTACGGCGGCGAGGATTACGACGCGCGCCGCGAGATCCCGCGCTGGGACGAGCCCCGGGGCGACCGCCGCTCCTGGGACCGCGCGGTCACCGTCGCCGCCCCGGGCACCACGGACGCGCCCGCCGCACTCAGCGCCCGTGAGACCGAACCGATCCGGGTCGTGCAGACCCTCACCGGCCAGGAGGTCGACGGGGCCGCGGGGAGCCGCGTCTTCGATCTGGGCCGCAACATCGCCGGCTGGCCGGAGATCACCGTCAGCGCGGCCGCCGGCACGGAGATCCGCGTCTACCCGGCCGAGAGTCTCAAGGACGGCCACGCCTTCCAGTCCATCAGCAACGTCGGCGGCCCCCTGTGGGACAGCTACACCACCCGCGACACCCGCAGTGCCACCTGGCATCCGACCTTCAGCTACCACGGCTTCCGCTACCTGGAGTTGAGAGGCCTGCCCGACGGGGCGAAGGTCACCGTGCGCGGCAAGGTGCTGCGTACAGACAACGCCTCGGCCGGCACCTTCACCAGCTCCGACCCGCTGATCAACGGCATCCACGGACTGATCCGCGGGGCCATCGAGGGCAACATGATGAGCGTCCTCACCGACTGCCCGAGCCGGGAGAAGCTGGGCTGGCTCGAACAGGACCAGCTGGTCTTCCCCGCACTGGCCGCCAACTACGACATGCAGGCCCAGCTGCGCAAGATCGTCCGGGACATGGCCGACGCGCAGACCGCCGAGGGACTGATCCCCAGCACCGTTCCCGAGTACACGAGCCTGCCGGGCGCGTACCGCAACGACTCCAACTGGGGCGGCGCCTTCGTCCTGGTGCCCTGGCAGCTGTACACCACCTACGGCGACGCCGACACCCTGCGCACCTACTACCCCCGCATGCGCCGGTACGCGGCCTTCCTCCAGACCCAGGTGACCGACGGCATCCTCGACTACGGCCTCGGCGACTGGTTCACCCCGGACCGCACCTTCCCGCGCGCGGTGGCCGGCACGTACGGCTACTGGCGCGTCGTGGACGCCCTCGCCCGGATCTCCACCGTCCTCGACGACGACGCGGCGGCCGCGGACTACCGGACGAAGGCCGACACCGCCGCCCGGGCCCTGGCGGCCAAGTACTACGACGCGGCGACCGGCACCTTCGCGGCCGGCGGTCAGGGGGCGGAGGCCCTCGCCCTCGACATGGGCGCCTACCCGGAAGGGGAGAAGGACCGCCTGCTGGCCCACTTCATCGGAGCCGTCGAGACCGCGGGCCACCACCTGCTGCTCGGTGAGATCTCCCTGCCCGCCGCGTTCCGCGTCCTCTCCGGGGCCGGCCGCGACGACGTCGTCCAGCGCATCGCCACCCGGACCACCAGCCCCAGTCACGGCTACCAGGTGGCCGCCGGCAACACCACGCTCGGCGAGTCCTGGGACGGCGGCCCCGGCCAGTCGCAGAACCACTTCATGCTCGGAGCCATCGACTCCTGGTTCACCGGCAGGGTCGCCGGCATCGCGCAGACGCCCCGGTCGGTGGGCTACGCGGAACTGCTCATCGACCCGGCCGTCGAGGGCGACCTGACCTCGGCGTCCGGCTCGTACCGCACCCCGTACGGTCCGGCCCGCACCGACTGGGCCCGCACGGGCGACCGCTTCCGCCTGACGGTGGAGGTGCCGGCCGGCAGCACGGCGGAGATCCATGTCCCCACCGGTGACGGCCACATCACCGCCCCGAAGGGCGCGCACCCGGTGCGCTCCACGACCACCGAAGCCGTGTACGCGGTCGGTTCGGGGCACTGGAGCTTCGGCTCGACGCTGTAG